Proteins from a genomic interval of Nitrospina gracilis Nb-211:
- a CDS encoding beta-ketoacyl-[acyl-carrier-protein] synthase family protein, with product MFPRRVVITGLGVVSPNGIGKDTFWKNTCNGVSGIDRIQSFDPEGLDCMIAGEVTDFDPRQVYGETELKKLPRSVPLCVAAATEAFEDAGINFKDFEEEDFESLGVLVGTGGSGFDFSEKQFAFFYSDDRHKISPYAISNSLVGMLSSEVSMRFGLQGRSHVISNGCTSSTDAMGYAFNAIRFGQEDWFLTGGVEACVTPAMMTGFQRMRANPVHFNGDPTRGSRPFNRDREGFVLAEGSWMLVLEDLERAQKRRAKVYAEIIGYGTTCDAYHRVAIMPDGKQSTRALKLALKDARLSDMDVDYINFHGTSTVLNDKIETLAVKQALNGYAMKIPVSSTKSMVGHPQGASGALGVTVTALSLKHGVLTPTINLENPDPECDMDYIANESRDTPIRTAISNCISFGSKNSTLVLRKFE from the coding sequence ATGTTTCCAAGACGAGTGGTGATCACCGGTCTGGGTGTCGTCAGTCCCAACGGGATCGGTAAAGACACATTCTGGAAAAACACCTGCAACGGGGTCAGCGGCATCGACCGCATTCAGAGTTTCGATCCCGAAGGGCTGGACTGCATGATTGCGGGGGAGGTGACCGACTTTGACCCCCGGCAGGTTTACGGCGAAACCGAGCTCAAAAAACTGCCGCGCTCGGTGCCTCTGTGCGTGGCGGCGGCGACCGAGGCTTTCGAGGACGCGGGCATCAACTTCAAGGATTTTGAGGAAGAGGATTTCGAGAGCCTGGGCGTGCTGGTGGGCACCGGTGGTTCCGGATTCGACTTCTCGGAAAAGCAGTTTGCGTTTTTCTACTCCGACGACCGCCACAAGATCAGCCCCTATGCCATCTCCAATTCGCTGGTCGGCATGCTGTCGAGCGAGGTGTCGATGCGTTTCGGCCTGCAGGGGCGGAGCCATGTCATCAGCAACGGATGCACCAGCTCGACCGACGCCATGGGCTACGCCTTCAACGCCATCCGTTTCGGGCAGGAAGACTGGTTTCTGACCGGAGGCGTCGAAGCCTGCGTGACGCCGGCGATGATGACCGGCTTCCAGCGCATGCGCGCCAACCCGGTGCATTTCAACGGCGATCCCACACGCGGGTCGCGTCCGTTCAACAGGGACCGCGAAGGTTTCGTGCTGGCGGAAGGGAGTTGGATGCTGGTTCTGGAAGACCTGGAACGCGCGCAAAAGCGCCGGGCCAAGGTGTACGCCGAGATCATCGGTTACGGCACCACCTGCGATGCGTATCATCGCGTTGCCATCATGCCCGATGGCAAGCAGTCGACACGCGCGCTGAAGCTGGCGCTCAAGGACGCGCGGCTGAGCGACATGGATGTGGACTACATCAACTTCCACGGCACCTCGACCGTGCTCAACGACAAGATCGAGACGCTCGCCGTCAAGCAGGCGCTCAATGGATATGCGATGAAAATTCCGGTGAGCTCGACCAAGTCGATGGTGGGGCACCCGCAGGGAGCGTCCGGGGCGTTGGGGGTCACGGTGACGGCGCTGTCTTTGAAGCACGGAGTGCTCACGCCCACCATCAATTTGGAAAACCCCGATCCCGAATGCGATATGGACTACATCGCCAACGAAAGCCGGGACACTCCTATTCGCACCGCCATCAGCAACTGCATCTCCTTCGGCTCGAAAAACTCCACCCTCGTTCTGCGCAAATTCGAGTAG